CAATCATTGTGACATAAATGCAGCAGCGTAAAATCCCAATGTAGTGTCGCAACCTAAAATTACTGCAATAGGAGTATAATGGTTCCATCAGCTTCGAAAAGCTAGATCAAAATGATCATGGGCGGATCCAGCCCATAGGCTATATGAGCTGGAACCCGACCAATTTTCCAAGAGAAAAAGATTATTTACTCTCATTTGTTATATATAAACTTAATTCGCACATAAGTACTTAGATAGTATAATGTCGATAAAGTGTCAAAATCATAATTTAAAAAATTGTTGACTCAAATATCACAAAAATGAAGCATATATAAATTAATATGGTTTAAACTGAGTATAATTATCAATTTCAAGCATCTTTAAATCTCATCTCAAAATAATTTTCTTTTTATGCCTAACCAAAAATTACTAGCCCTCCGTAGAATTGATTCCTGGATGTGCCCCTGATCTTCGGTAATAAAATTGAATACATCTTCCTGGATGTGCCCCTGATCTTCGGTAATAAAATTGAATACATCTTCCTGGATGTGCCCCTGATCTTCGGTAATAAAATTGAATACATCATTATACACGAAGAAACCATTATCTTGAGGAGCTAAAAAGAAGGATTCAGTGAACTTCTTTCGAACATTGTctagtccggttaaacaaccggtcACCAAGATAGTTATCCCATTCATATAAGAGGCTTGGACATCTGCTGTAAGTATCTCGGCTTTGCAATTTGCCCAATCTGATGAGAGTATTAGATCCCTAATCCCCTGCAGGAAGCCAAATAAGTTGCAAAAGCTTGAAAATACTTTTACATCAGTTCTCTAGAAGATAAGCATACATCTGATGAAATCTCTAATTTGCGAAACAAAAACACTATTCAACGACTTGAAGTCACAGATTGATAAAGTAATAAAGCTACCCCGTGATATATACGATCAACAACACATGGCACAAACAAAAATTCCTTACTAAAACACAGATGAAGAACAAACCAGGCGCGCACAGACGGCACAGGCAACTTTCACATTTTTCTCAGTCTAGTTCATTTATTTTCCCCTTCTGGCTCCCCTTTATCTGTAGGTTTTTACTTATCTTCTTGCTAACCCGATTAGATAATCTCAGGCTACTTGAAGGCTCGATATATACATTGGGATTCAAAGCAACAATGCTGCAGCGTCCACAAGCATGACTAGGCATACAAGTTATCATGTGTTTTACCAGGATTGTCTAATTTGTTTAGAATAAGTCACATCCAATACAAGACACACTCGTAAAGACTATAGAGTACGTATTCTATTATATACTTCCAAGTGTCATGATGGCAAAAGCAAGAAATGATTCCATAACCCAGTATTCCACATAAACAGATCAAGAGGCAATCAAAATTACATTACCGCAAATCACTagctaaaacataaatacaatcaAACCTTAAGATTATCCAAATTAGGGAGCTTACTTGTATGGTTGTAACAGTCATCAAATAGCCGGTGGGATCAGGACGGCTCATTGTACTAGAATCTTTAAAAAATTGGTAGGCATGCTCTGGCGTAGTGTGCAATATCTGGTAAAACTGAGTAACAAAAGCGTGTCCTATAGCCTCAACACTGACCTCCAGAGTTCCAGTCGCCATCTCCGAAATAATTCAATCTGCACAAAAAGTGACGAAACTATTAACACATATACCAAAACAACTAATAACAACATTACACACTTGAGCAATAACAACATAACCAACAAGCGGCTAAATTAACAAACGGAAATTAAAGGGCGAAAATCACAAACTAATTAACATCACTCAAAACATAATTGCTCCATCATTAAAGTACAACATTGTGGGTATTTCAAATTTTAACAATAGCAAaatcaagaaaataattaaacCCCTGAATCTAAACCCTAGAGAAACCGTAATTTCAACGATTTGAGTGGACCATAACCTGGCGAAATAGATTTTACAGTTAAAAAGTTGACAACCACATGCTATTATAATAAAAACCCATCAAATAAAAACAAATTAAGTAAAAGTAGAATTGAACCAACAAATATTAATTAATAGTAATACAGTAATAAGTGAAACCCTAATTCAACGATTTGAATAAACGGTAACAAGATCAAAATCAAATAAAGATGGCACGTTGTAAAAATACGGCGAAATCGATCATATAATTACGAAGTTGAAAACTTTTATTCACAACAATCAAAACAccttaaataaaaaaacaaattaaGTGAAATCAAATCAAAATTAACAACAATATAGTGATTAacaatattaattaatttaaaaagATCAGAATCACATAACAGCACAACATTGTAAATTAAAACGGCGAAATCGCTCATATATTACAAAGTTGACAACTTTACGCTACCATAATAAAAACCcatcaaacaaaaacaaattaatatcAAATCAAATCGAATTGAAACAAAAACTATTTGATTAAAATTAGGGTTCAATTAAGAAGAGAGAGTGGAGAGAGCGTCCGTCCAACTTAAGATTGAGAACTGAAGACGACCATGATAGGGGTGTTGGATGAATTACCTTTATTAGGGCAAAAATAAGTATTGGCTTAATTAGGGTAAAATTGAGTATTTGTTTAGTGGGAAAtataaaaagttttttttttgggggggtaaACAAATTTGAGAGGCAGTAATTTGAATAGGAATAGGATTCGTATTAGGGTTGTTGATTAGTACGGACTACGGAGTAGTTTAAGATGGTTTTAAAATTGCGGACTTATATAGTCAGGGCTCTAATAAAGAAGGCAGACGTAAGGAATCAAATATACCTCACGGCCAACAGCAAGCAAAGAACCATCTTCACTGAAAGCAAAAGACAACTATTGTCCTACACCCTCCAATTGATTTAGCCTAGCTCACCATTTTCAACATTCTCCCAATCAAACCACCTATGAATCAGTAGCTTGCAATCAGATAAATCAAAGATTTGAATACACTCTTTTATTCACACTGTCACACAAAAGACTGCAATCACGTATCAAATCCCGCCATAAGACTAGATGCTCCATTATGGTTAAGTAATTAGACTCAAAATCAATGGTTTCTTTTAATCAAAATCGAGTACTATACTTTAATTGGCTGTACACGCTAAATGATTCGCGAACAGAGCGGTAATATTAAACCACAATCAGGTAGCAATCAAACTATACGAGCAGGCACTGCATTCTACTTGATCTATCTTAATAATCTTCATGTACTCACAGGGCAAACACAGAATAACTAGCACCCCGATTAAACTCAAGTAAGTTCAACTTTAGAAAAAACAAAGAAAGTACCGGCAACTCTTCAGAAAGGAAGCAATAAGACCGTCACCGCGAGCATGAACTGCCATCCTGTATGGCAAATCAGCACCAGTTCCTTGTGGTGGAACTACCTGAAAAAATATCACACGAATCATCCTATCAGAATCCACTCAATTTCCATAAATTCAATGTTGCCAATTGCAAAGTAAGGGGAGCTAGCAGCAACAGTCGTCCACTAATCCAGCAACACAAAAATTCTGATTTTTATTACTACGTTACTATTTTCCATGTGGCACTATCTGA
This sequence is a window from Silene latifolia isolate original U9 population chromosome 8, ASM4854445v1, whole genome shotgun sequence. Protein-coding genes within it:
- the LOC141596495 gene encoding nuclear transport factor 2-like, translated to MATGTLEVSVEAIGHAFVTQFYQILHTTPEHAYQFFKDSSTMSRPDPTGYLMTVTTIQGIRDLILSSDWANCKAEILTADVQASYMNGITILVTGCLTGLDNVRKKFTESFFLAPQDNGFFVYNDVFNFITEDQGHIQEDVFNFITEDQGHIQEDVFNFITEDQGHIQESILRRASNFWLGIKRKLF